One genomic segment of Coffea arabica cultivar ET-39 chromosome 6e, Coffea Arabica ET-39 HiFi, whole genome shotgun sequence includes these proteins:
- the LOC113696514 gene encoding uncharacterized protein, giving the protein MNLEEAGARRKLDLRELEEIRNEAYENAVIYKEKNKIFHDQQISRRTFECGQKVLLYHSKLKLFPVEIQSLKTEKKFVVNGHRLKPYYEGVPIERVEMMHLEDPTCLV; this is encoded by the exons ATGAACCTAGAAGAGGCCGGTGCCCGACGGAAATTGGATTTACGGGAGTTGGAGGAGATTCGCAATGAGGCCTATGAGAATGCGgtaatttataaggagaaaaataagatttttcatgACCAACAGATCTCGAGGAGGACATTCGAGTGTGGGCAAAAAGTTCTCCTGTACCACTCCAAATTGAAGTTATTTCCGG tAGAGATCCAAAGTTTGAAGACTGAGAAGAAATTTGTAGTGAATGGTCATCGTCTCAAGCCGTATTATGAAGGGGTTCCAATTGAACGGGTGGAGATGATGCACTTGGAGGACCCTACTTGCTTAGTTTAA